The genomic region CCCCGGGATGCGCCGCAGCCGCCTCGATCGAGGTGAAGACCGTCGCGGACGGCACCGACGTGGCCGTCGCTCTCGCCTGCTCCGGATTCACGTCGAAGAACCCGGCGACCGGGAAGCCGAGGCGCGCATAGGCCGGCAGATGCGAGGTCCGGACGATGGCGCCTGCGCCGACGAAGACGATCGGACGAGGATGGGCGGGGCGCGGCCAGGCCTGTCGGAGGTCGCGCATGACGGCGCTCAGGGACGCGCCGAGGGCACGCGATGCTCGAACACCAGATCCATCGCGGTCCACCAGTCGCGCTCGCCCGCGCCGGGCGCCGGCCGCTGCAGCGACATCATCAGCTGCTCCCATTCGGCCACGCGCGGGTGCGAGGCCATGCGCGTGGCGAAGGCGCTGCGCAGATCGGAGCCGTCTTCGAGGTCGGCGATCATCACCAGCCGCGTAGCGAGCAGGTAGATCTGCATGTCGATCACCCCGGAGGCGCGCATGCTCTCGAGCACCTCCGGCCAGACGCGGCGATGGTAGTCGCAATAGGTCTCGACGACCGAATCGTCCTTGAGATCGATCGCGAGTACCTGACGAATCATCGGTGTCTAACCGGAAAACGCCGTGACCGTCTGCCGCTGCCTGCCGAGGCCGTCGATGCCGAGCTCGACGACGTCGCCGGCCTTGAGGAAGACCGGCTCCGGCTTCAGACCGAGCCCGACGCCAGCCGGGGTGCCGGTGGTGATGACGTCGCCCGGCAGCAGCGTCATGAACTGGCTGCAGTAGCTGACCAGCGCGCGCACGCCGAAGATCATGTTCGCCGTCGTGCCCTTCTGCCGCGACACGCCGTTGACCGTCAGCCACATGCCGAGCTGCTGCGGATCCGCGACCTCGTCGGCCGTGGTGATGAAGGGTCCGAGCGGCGCGAATGTGTCGCAGCTCTTGCCCTTGAC from Vicinamibacterales bacterium harbors:
- a CDS encoding L-rhamnose mutarotase — translated: MIRQVLAIDLKDDSVVETYCDYHRRVWPEVLESMRASGVIDMQIYLLATRLVMIADLEDGSDLRSAFATRMASHPRVAEWEQLMMSLQRPAPGAGERDWWTAMDLVFEHRVPSARP